From Vanrija pseudolonga chromosome 1, complete sequence, a single genomic window includes:
- the DSP1 gene encoding Tyrosine-protein phosphatase DSP1, whose translation MAEPPPLPAPDLAGAAGAAAAPAVPAFLAKIRAAHNTRAPPPAPPSLALSASSSPSIASPLAYVSAPAAPNPLYLPPPAVPAVEEDLVPPENFAAVTPGVYRCGFPKKRNFKFLETLQLKTVLTLVLEDYPEANLKWCQEQDIQFMQFGIPGNKEPFDNIPEDVICSALVAILDRRNHPVLIHCNKGKHRTGCLIGCIRRLQSWSLTSIFDEYRRFSSPKSRAVDQQFIDLFSLVPVWDEVMSPKGGGLMNLPHWKMLGIPLPLQAVLEAERERERERAERKALTGTARIELIEAPSPVLAAGIAAR comes from the exons ATGGCAGAGCCCCCGCCCCTGCCCGCGCCTGACCTggccggcgctgctggcgctgccgcaGCCCCCGCGGTCCCCGCCTTCCTGGCAAAGATCCGCGCAGCGCAcaacacgcgcgcgccgccgcccgccccgccgtcgttggcactcagcgcgtcgtcgtcgccgagcatcGCGAGCCCGCTCGCGTACGTgtccgcgcccgccgcgcccaacCCGCTCTACCTGCCCCCGCCGGCCgtgcccgccgtcgaggaggacctcgtccCGCCCGAGAACTTTGCGGCCGTCACCCCCGGCGTGTACAGATGCGGCTTTCCAAAGAAGCGCAACTTCAAGTTTCTCGAGACGCTGCAGTTGAAGACCGTCCT TACCCTCGTGCTCGAAGACTACCCCGAGGCTAACCTCAAATGGTGCCAGGAGCAGGACATCCAGTTCATG CAATTCGGCATCCCGGGCAACAAGGAGCCCTTTGACAACATCCCAGAGGATGTCATCTGCTCGGCTCTAGTCGCAATCCTCGACCGGCGCAACCACCCCGTGCTGATCCACTgcaacaagggcaag CACCGAACAGGCTGCCTCATCGGCTGCATCCGCCGTCTGCAGTCATGGTCCCTCACATCCATCTTTGACGA GTACCGCCGGTTCTCGTCGCCCAAGTCGCGTGCCGTCGACCAGCAGTTCATCGACCTCTTCTCCCTCGTGCCCGTCTGGGACGAGGTCATGTCGCCCAAGGGCGGCGGACTCATGAACCTCCCCCACTGGAAGATGCTCGGCatcccccttcccctccaggccgtgctcgaggccgagagagaacgcgagcgcgaacgcgcAGAGCGCAAGGCACTCACCGGCACCGCCCGCATCGAGCTCATTGAAGCGCCGAGCCCAGTCCTCGCGGCAGGCATCGCAGCGCGATAG
- the Bckdha gene encoding 2-oxoisovalerate dehydrogenase subunit alpha, mitochondrial, translating into MLPRRVSRLSWAKIGAQRTLITGPPPDLPAVHHTTPTSTPLPTPTPLPAFTPLPSLHAPPGGWGKILHSMDDPGHERSPVYVAGQEKERMARNTRMSSPLRRGAHESWWSADQGWFNAVAATIPTYRVLDEEGRPVKGAVVPEITKEEALKMYHVMALVPVVDNILYQSQRQGRISFYMQCAGEEAAIVGSAAAMQPGDEVFSQYREQAAFLYRGLSLNRMMAQCFSNVEDDSSKGRMMPVHYCAPDLGIHNITSPLATQLPQAAGAAYALKLDEDRQGDCVICYFGDGAASEGDFHAALNMSGVLGGPAVWFCRNNGFAISTPVIDQYAGDGIASRGPAYGLDTIRVDGNDALAVYAAVKEARRRAVEGKKGVLVEAMSYRVGHHSTSDDSSKYRPIEEVQEWQVVDNPISRFRNWLVDQGWWSEAEDKAMLQKNKKEVLATFNRAEKMPKPKLSEMFNDVWAVGPGEKMPAVIAEQRAELGGLLKKYGTAWEPWRKELKRFVEEGEDVMDSFGKSN; encoded by the exons ATGCTTCCTCGACGCGTCAGCAGGCTGTCCTGGGCAAAGATCGGTGCCCAGCGCACTCTG ATCACCGGCCCCCCACCCGACCTCCCGGCAGTGCACcacacgacgccgacgtcgacgccgctccCAACACCGACCCCGCTGCCGGCGttcacgccgctgccgtcgctgcATGCGCCCcccggcggctggggcaaGATCCTCCACTCGATGGACGACCCGGGCCACGAGCGCTCGCCCGTCTACGTCGCCGGccaggagaaggagcgcatGGCGCGCAACACGCGCATGAGCTCgcccctccgccgcggcgcccatGAGTCGTGGTGGTCGGCCGACCAGGGCTGGttcaacgccgtcgcggccacTATCCCCACGTAccgtgtcctcgacgaggagggccgccCGGTCAAGGGCGCCGTTGTTCCCGAG atcaccaaggaggaggcacTCAAGATGTACCATGTCATGgccctcgtccccgtcgtcgacaacatCCTGTACCAGTCCCAGCGCCAGGGACGTATCTCGTTCTACATGCAGTGTGCCGGTGAGGAGGCCGCCATTGTCGgcagtgccgccgccatgcagcccggcgacgaggtgttTAGCCAATAC CGTGAACAAGCCGCGTTCCTCTACCGTGGCCTCTCCCTCAACAGGATGATGGCCCAGTGCTTCTCCAACGTCGAAGACGACTCGAGCAAGGGTCGCATGATGCCCGTCCACTACTGTGCCCCCGACCTCGGCATCCACAACATCACCTCGCCCCTCGCGACCCAGTTGCCAcaggcggccggcgcagcatacgcgctcaagctcgacgaggaccgcCAGGGTGACTGTGTCATCTGCTACTTTGGCGACGGTGCTGCGTCAGAAGGTGACttccacgccgcgctcaacatGAGTGGTGTGCTCGGCGGCCCAGCCGTGTGGTTCTGCCGCAACAACGGTTTCGCCATCTCCACCCCCGTCATTGACCAGTACGCTGGTGACGGTATCGCGTCGCGTGGCCCAGCATACGGCCTCGACACGATACGTGTCGACGGAAACGATGCCCTTGCCGTCTACGCGGCGGTCAAGGAggcccgtcgccgtgccgtcgagggcaagaagggtgttctcgtcgaggccatgtCGTACCGTGTTGGTCACCACTCGACCAGTGACGACTCGAGCAAGTACCGCCCGATCGAGGAGGTCCAGGAGTGGCAGGTTGTTG ACAACCCCATCTCGCGTTTCCGCAACTGGCTCGTTGACCAGGGCTGGTggagcgaggccgaggacaaggccaTGCTTCAGAAGAACAAGAAGGAGGTTCTGGCCACCTTTAACCGCGCCGAGAAGatgcccaagcccaagctcaGTGAGATGTTCAACGACGTCTGGGCTGTCGGCCCTGGCGAGAAGATGCCTGCGGTCattgccgagcagcgcgccgagcttggtggCCTGCTCAAGAAGTATGGCACGGCGTGGGAGCCTTGgcgcaaggagctcaagcggtttgtcgaggagggcgaggacgtcaTGGATAGCTTTGGAAAGTCTAACTAG
- the Pim2 gene encoding Serine/threonine-protein kinase pim-2 has protein sequence MTTDPSLAEGTSEPTEATRTTDPKAAAAAQPANEQRTTDPEAAPHPSGPTRWHHWHRDASAGHAVLQHDGVLYQAVWAPHTLADRVINDNGVPLPSLPVPGARGVKIDGDAVSALSDDEVARLAAPLSEAYWDALGPEHDAEDAARTAQAQASAAFLSLPVIDGAESNAAYHAKVPRSELEVAQLLAARGLPHVVQLLGRTSTQLLTAHAGTSLTDAFFGAPHLFADAAVRRSWVYDVARAVCGLHARGIVHRDLSTNNVVVDGHGRAVLVDLESDGTTGGYGPPEMSRPGFVFDMPADMFGFGMLLWSVQCKNMPRAFTSATMACEGDFAALMRRCTTFKPEDRPTAHEAVVEVERVLRAFGELE, from the coding sequence ATGACCACGGATCCCTCACTCGCCGAAGGCACGTCTGAGCCCACCGAGGCGACACGCACCACAGACCCaaaggccgccgccgccgcccagcccgccaaCGAGCAGCGCACGACCGACCCCGaagccgcgccgcacccgtCCGGCCCGACGCGCTGGCACCACTGGCACCGCGACGCGTCCGCAGGGCACGCGGTGCTGCAGCACGACGGGGTGCTATACCAGGCGGTATGGGCACCGCATACCCTCGCGGATCGCGTGATAAACGACAacggcgtgccgctgcctTCTTTGCCCGtgcccggcgcgcggggggTCAAgatcgacggcgacgccgtgtccgcgctgtctgacgacgaggtcgcgcggctcgcggcgccgctgtccGAGGCGTACTGGGACGCCCTGGGGcccgagcacgacgcggaggatgcggcgcgcaccgcgcagGCACAGGCGAGCGCTGCGTTCCTCTCTCTGCCGGTtatcgacggcgccgagagcaACGCGGCATACCACGCCAAAGTGCCCCGCTCCGAGCTCGAAgtggcgcagctgctcgccgcgcgcgggctgCCGCACGTCGTCCAGCTGCTAGGCCGCACCTCCACGCAGCTGCTCACGGCGCACGCAGGCACGAGCCTCACGGACGCCTTCTTCGGCGCGCCCCACCTGTTCGCGGATGCAGCTGTGCGCCGCAGCTGGGTgtacgacgtcgcgcgcgccgtttGCGGCCTGCACGCAAGGGGGATCGTGCACCGCGACCTGTCGACGAACAatgtcgttgtcgacggccacggccgcgcagtgctcgtcgacctcgagagcGACGGCACGACGGGCGGGTACGGCCCGCCTGAGATGAGCCGCCCGGGGTTTGTGTTTGACATGCCCGCCGACATGTTCGGTTTCGGCATGCTCCTCTGGAGCGTGCAGTGCAAGAACATGCCGCGCGCGTTCACGTCTGCGACTATGGCGTGCGAGGGCGACTTTGCGGCGCTGATGCGCCGTTGTACGACGTTCAAGCCCGAGGACAGGCCTACCGCGCACGAGGCGGTCGTTGAGGTCGAGCGTGTGCTCCGGGCGTTTGGCGAGCTGGAGTAG
- the SCHCODRAFT_57589 gene encoding Glucoamylase, translated as MSHSPHRQQPAHRKSSVADMAMASSRSSTTISRAHSIASLPSLSPSSMAPAPRRPSPRRAHFWVADEDDSEARERDRAIAQLSSVARGRATSISDLAWTASSDRLSPLALPPHSSHNGKRPSLLLPPPEKVAFTGEDKEQLEWACAGAQAAAATARGAQQRLRRLVVVSALTAALYFAFLLLATRSGPTDTRLTDLFVWTSTPFDRWVRVEQREAWARTLDNIGAAAGASDGVVIASPSKGETPDVPNYFYTWTRDSALTISSLLPALVPEAYLRPWEDGNTTAACRENRTNPPFEDVLRSYVKAEEMIQAQTNPSGDLWTGGLSEPKFNTDYSPFTGDWGRPQRDGPALRALSLIPYANFLLDRDAPGDFDYVTTHLYNPKAYRVAARSVIKNDLEEVSNTWNRPGFDLWEELNRYHLWGEAATRRALQAGAKLAYRLGDRGAGAFYTSQASLIEGGLTRYFSTWDQVWLANFPQSRSRSGLDSATLLTAIHAGSRGVDDEPYELSPAHATVLGTVQAYIKSFDGLYEVNAGKNWTDGWLVGRYSEDVYDGVGESQGNPWFICTHSVAHVLFLAHNAFLDAGRIPLDSHSQSFWADLLGGASVPSEGSWDAGSAEFATATSRLGDAAEAFMTKASLHVAKGRMSEQIDRVTGAQRGAHDLTWSYASFLDLARARERAKAKRRVV; from the exons ATGTCCCACAGCCCACACAGACAACAACCAGCACATCGTAAATCGAGTGTGGCCGACATGGCCatggcctcctcgcgctcctcgacaacAATCAGCCGTGCACACTCGATCGCGTCCCTCCCATCGCTATCCCCATCCAGCATGGCGCcagctccccgccgcccctccccaAGGCGCGCACACTTCtgggtcgccgacgaggacgactcggaggccCGTGAACGGGACAGAG CCATCGCACAGCTGTCCTCCGTCGCACGCGGGCGCGCAACGTCGATCTCGGACCTCGCATGGACCGCAAGCTCGGACCGCCTCTCGCCACTCGCCCTCCCCCCGCACTCGTCGCACAACGGGAAGCGGCCCAGCCTGCTGCTTCCCCCGCCAGAAAAGGTGGCGTTCACaggcgaggacaaggagcagctcgagtGGGCGTGCGCTGgcgcccaggcggcggccgccacggcgcggggagcgcagcagcgcctccggcgccttgtcgtcgtctcggcgctgacCGCCGCGCTGTACTTTGCGTTCctgctgctcgcgacgcGGAGTGGGCCGACCGACACGCGCCTGACGGACCTGTTCGTgtggacgagcacgccgttcGACCGCTGGgtgcgtgtcgagcagcgcgaggcgtgggCGCGGACGCTGGACAAtatcggcgccgcggcaggcgcgagcgacggcgtggtCATTGCCAGCCCGAGCAAGGGCGAGACGCCCGACGTGCCAAACTACTTCTACACGTGGacgcgcgactcggcgctcaccatctcgtcgctgctgcccgcgCTCGTGCCAGAGGCGTACCTCCGCCCCTGGGAGGACGGGaacacgacggccgcgtgcCGCGAGAACCGCACCAACCCGCCGTTCGAGGACGTGCTCAGGAGCtacgtcaaggccgaggagatgATCCAGGCGCAGACCAACCCGTCGGGTGATCTCTGGACGGGCGGCCTGTCCGAGCCAAAGTTCAACACCGACTACAGCCCGTTCACGGGCGACTGGGGCAGACCACAACGCGACGGCCCGGCGTTGCGTGCGCTGTCGCTTATCCCGTACGCCAACTTTTtgctcgaccgcgacgcgccgggAGACTTTGACTACGTCACGACGCACTTGTACAACCCCAAGGCGTACAgagtggcggcgcggagcgtgATTAAGAATGACCTTGAGGAGGTGTCCAACACGTGGAACCGGCCTGGTTTCGACCTGTGGGAGGAGCT cAACAGATACCACCTCTGGGGCGAGGcagccacgcgccgcgcactGCAAGCCGGTGCCAAGCTCGCCTACCGCCTTGGCGAccgtggcgccggcgcgttcTACACTTCCCAGGCCAGCTTGATCGAGGGCGGACTCACACGCTACTTCTCCACCTGGGACCAGGTGTGGCTCGCCAACTTCCCGCAGAGCCGTTCCCGCAGCGGACTGGACAGCGCCACGCTGCTCACTGCCATCCACGCGGGCAGCCggggcgtcgacgacgagccgtaCGAGCTGTCGCCTGCGCACGCGACCGTCCTCGGCACCGTCCAGGCGTACATCAAGTCGTTTGACGGCCTGTACGAAGTCAACGCGGGCAAGAACTGGACGGACGGCTGGCTCGTGGGCCGGTACTCTGAGGACGTGTacgacggcgtgggcgagaGCCAGGGCAACCCATGGTTCATCTGCACGCACTCTGTCGCGCACGTGCTCTTCCTCGCGCACAACGCGTTCTTGGACGCGGGGCGGATTCCGCTCGACTCGCACAGCCAGAGCTTCTGGGCTGACCTGCTTGGCGGTGCGAGCGTGCCGTCCGAGGGCAGCTGGgacgccggctcggccgAGTTTGCGACCGCGACCagccggctcggcgacgcggccgaggcgttcATGACCAAGGCGTCGCTGCACGTCGCCAAGGGGCGCATGAGCGAGCAGATTGACCGGGTCACGGGCGCGCAGCGTGGCGCGCACGACCTGACGTGGTCATACGCTTCGTtccttgacctcgcgcgggcgagggagagggcaAAGGCGAAGCGGCGGGTGGTGTAG
- the HAT2 gene encoding Histone acetyltransferase type B subunit 2: MADDIIEVPDEISSAEANQVINEEYKIWKKNTPFLYDTVITHALTWPSLTCQWLPDREVPKDADYTIHRMILGTHTSGQADDHLMIAEVHLPKSGLDGAGRDIGELYDEDRQELGSHTKTSARIRVKQTINHKGEVNRARYMPQNPDLIATKTVDGPVFIFDRTKHETKAPAGGECKPDIRLLGQTKEGYGLSWSKVRTGHILSASEDTTVAHWDIEQYKKDDNGIKPLRKYTGHSAYVGDVDWHSEYDYMFGSVGDDHKLMIWDTRSDNPAKPSQQVEGHSGAVNSVAFAPSNPNLLLTGSSDKTIGLWDIRKLSLKLHSFESHTDEVLQVAWSPHSPVHFASASSDRRVHIWNLDAIGAEQTPDDAEDGPPELLFVHGGHTSKVNDLSWSPMAKWHIATTADDNILQVWEPSRHIRAAAEADVSAMDLE, encoded by the exons ATGGCCGACGACATTATCGAGGTCCCCGACGAGATCTCctcggccgaggccaacCAGGTCATCAACGAG GAGTACAAGATCTGGAAGAAGAA CACGCCGTTCCTCTACGACACGGTCATCACGCACGCCTTAACGTGGCCCTCGCTCACCTGCCAGTGGCTGCCAGACCGCGAGGT TCCCAAGGATGCCGACTACACGATCCACCGCATGATCCTCGGCACCCACACCTCGggccaggccgacgaccacctcATGATCGCCGAGGTGCACCTCCCCAAGTCGGGCCTCGACGGTGCCGGACGTGACATTGGCGAGCtgtacgacgaggaccgccAGG AGCTCGGCTCGCACACCaagacgtcggcgcgcatcCGCGTCAAGCAGACCATCAACCACAAGGGCGAGGTCAACCGCGCGCGCTACATGCCGCAGAACCCTGATCTCATCGCGACCAAGACTGTGGACGGCCCCGTCTTCATCTTTGACCGCACCAAGCACGAGACCAAggcgcccgccggcggcgagtgcaAGCCCGACATCAGGTTACTGGGCCAGACCAAGGAGGG TTACGGTCTGTCGTGGAGCAAGGTCCGCACTGGTCACATCCTCAGTGCAAGCGAGGACACGACCGTCGCCCACTGGGACATTGAGCAGtacaagaaggacgacaaCGGCATCAAGCCCCTGCGCAAGTACACTGGCCACTCTGCCTACGTCGGC GACGTCGACTGGCACTCCGAGTACGACTACATGTTTGGCTCAGTAGGCGACGACCACAAGCTCATGATCTGGGACACACGAAGCGACAACCCTGCCAAGCCTAGCCAGCAGGTCGAGGGACACAGCGGGGCTGTCAACTCGGTCGCGTTCGCTCCCAGCAACCCCAACCTTTTGCTCACCGGTTCGAGCGACAAGACGATTGGCCTGTGGGACATTCGCAAGCTGTCTCTCAAGCTGCACTCGTTCGAGTCGCACACGGACGAGGTGCTCCAGGTTGCCTGGTCGCCACACTCGCCCGTGCACTTTGCGTCGGCATCGTCTGACCGCCGCGTGCACATCTGGAACCTGGACGCGATTGGCGCCGAGCAgacgcccgacgacgccgaggatggaCCTCCCGAGCTGCTCTTTGTCCACGGCGGCCACACGTCCAAGGTCAACGACCTGTCGTGGTCCCCAATGGCCAAGTGGCACATTGCCACAACAGCCGACGACAACATTCTCCAGGTTTGGGAGCCTTCTCGGCACATCcgggccgctgccgaggccgacgtgtCGGCCATGGACCTCGAGTAA